The following nucleotide sequence is from Amia ocellicauda isolate fAmiCal2 chromosome 14, fAmiCal2.hap1, whole genome shotgun sequence.
tttgactgaaataaccactcgttacaaccgaggtatgcagcaaagcgtttgtgaagccacaacacgttcaaccttgaggcggatgggctacaacagcagaagaccccaccgggtaccactcatctccactacaaataggaaaaagaggctacaatttgcacaagctcaccaaaattggacagttgaagactggaaaaatgttgcctggtctgatgagtctcgatttctgtagagacattcagatggtagagtcagaatttggcgtaaacagaatgagaacatggatccatcatgccttgttaccactgtgcaggctggtggtgttggtgtaatggtgtgggggatgttttcttggcacactttaggccccttagtgccaattgggcatcgtttaaatgccacggcctacctgagcattgtttctgaccatgtccatccctttatgaccaccatgtacccatcctctgatggctacttccagcaggataatgcaccatgtcacaaaggtcgaatcatttcaaattggtttcttgaacatgacaatgagttcactgtactaaaatggcccccacagtcaccagatctcaacccaatagagcatctttgggatgtggtggaacgggagcttcgtgccctggatgtgcatcccacaaatctccatcaactgcaagatgctgtcctatcaatatgggccaacatttctaaagaatgctttcagcaccttgttgaatcaatgccatgtagaattaaggcagttctgaaggcgaaagggggtcaaacacagtattagtatggtgttcctaataatcctttaggtgagtgtacatcgatcagccataacattatgaccactgacaggtgaagtgaatgacactgataatctcgttatcatggcacctgtcagtgggtgggatatattaggcagcaagtgaacattttgtcctcaaagttgatgtgttagaagcaggaaaaatgggcagcgtaaggatctgagcgactttgacaagggccaaattgtgatggctagacgactggttcagagcatctccaaaactgcagctcttgtggggtgttcccggtctgcagtggtcagtacctatcaaaagtggtccaaggaaggaaaagcggtgaattGGCAACAGGGTCACGGGCggtcaaggctcattgatgcacgtggggagcgaaggctggcctgtgtggtcctaTCCAACAGACGAGATACTGTAGctcaattgctgaaaaagtgaatgctggttctgatagaaaggtgtcagaacacacagtgcatcgcagtatgttgcgtatggggctgcgtagccgcagaccagtcagggtgcccatgctgacccctgtccactgccgaaaacacctacaatgggcacatggaagaaggtggcctggtctgctgaatcacgttttcttttacatcacgtggatggctgGGTGCGTGTGCGtcacttacctggagaacacatggtaccaggatgcactatgggaagaaggaaAGCCAGCGGacgcagtgtgatgctttgggtaATGTTCTACTGGGAAACCTTcgatcctgccattcatgtggatgttactttgacacgtaccacctacctaagctttGTTGCAGACAATTTCATGGAAATGGTATTCCTTGATGGCATTAGCTTCTTTCAGCTTAATGCGCACTGCCACagagcaaaaatggttcaggaatggtttgaggaacacgagttcaaggtgttgacttggcctccaaattccccagatctcaatccaatcgagcatctgtgggatgtgctggacaaacaagtctgatacatggaggccccacctcgcaaatttccaggacttaaaggatctgctgctaatgtcttggtgcccataccacagcacaccttcagaggtctagtggagtccatgcctcgacaggtcagggctgttttggtggcaaaagggggacctacccaatattaggcaggtgttcataatgttatggctgatcggtgtatatggtCCTCTTTAGAACCGATGTGAAAACAGGAAGTGAAACAGGAAGCTGCGTTGTGGTTAGGGCTGTGGGCCTCAAGCTTCAGAAATAGAAGTTGACTGATAAAGTTCCCCCTTAGTGAAGTTGACATACATATATGTCAAGCTGTCTGAGTGCAGTTTTCTGTTTGATTTTACACTCGATAGTCAGTTTGGCTTTCTAAACCTGGCTGTTTCCTGTTTGCCCGAGCCCTGAGCTAACTGAGTGACGCCTGCAAGAGAGAGATGCACTGTGTGTcaggggtctccagccctggtcctggagagtccCAATGCACTTCATCTGATAGGTCAACATAAATCACCACTATCTACATTCTGGCAACACATGTGAGGTATTGTGTTCAAAGGCTGTTCTCTAGAATCACACCTAGCAGCTAAGCATGACCCTTCCTCTCCCCATCAAAGAGTCTAACACTAGAGGTCCCAGTGTGCACAAACAAGACAGTATTTGACCATGCactataacaataatatttataataataatactattaatacttattaagttaatttcttTCAATACAAATGCTTGGAAACATTAATTCCTTTGTTTGAagaagtgttttattttgaaatgcttaaattccttttttttttaacaacaccccccatatatgtatattaaaactCCCTGTACAGATGTGTATGGCTCAGCCTGTACAAATGGCTGGCTCTCCCCTGTCCTCTCCGCCAGTGTTCTACAGTGTGAAGACCGCAGGACACAGGCTAGTGTACAGACATGGTCGATTTTTCTCCTTCACTgtaaaatacatgcatttgctatacagaataaaaacattgtGCATACACAGACAGTTGCCATAAGCAATGTTCATTGCTGGGCAGTAgtgtagacacacacacacacacacactcacacacacctagTGGAAGGGGGATCTGCAGTCCTCTTCCTGCGCTGTCCCCCTTCCCCCAAAATATACAATTCCACTTAGTTTTGGGGCACATATGTCAGTGATGGGTCAGTGCAGCCCGTCCAGGTCAGTGCCTGGAGGGGCTGAAGAGGATTCCCACGAATCTCCCAGGTAGCCTGCCTAACTGGCTTACTGATACACTGATATatggactgactgactgaaacacTAATACATCAATTGATATACTGACagcctgactgactgatacactaactaactaactaactgactgactggctgtgCACAGGGATATGGAGCAACGATCTTTAGACACTGGGGATTAAATGAGGTGAGCTGTAAACAATGCCGGGTTATGCCCAGTGATCTCCCAGCGATCAACTCCGCCACTAAACCACCATATTGCCCAACCAATCAGTATTAAATCTTCCCTTTTCTTTggaaaaattattatttaactgaggaagtgtttgtgtgtgtttgtgtgggtgggGTAGTTATTAACCTTCCCGGATCAGGGTTCTAGCTCTAGACCAGCTCTAGACCCTGAAGAATAGGTTACTGCCGTGCCATCCCAGTTACAAGTGTTGTAAAGTAtttttataatacaaaactcACCATGCTGTGCAGAAGTGGGTGGCCTGGCACCTCTTAGGAAAGTCTCCCTTGATAAATTTATCATGGGACTGCATTTCGTTTTACCATGATCGTACCCTATGGGGTTCAACATGCCTGTCTTACTACACTGGACAACGAGTGAATCAAAGTGTACCACAGTAAACAAGCCATATTAATATTTCCCATGGTATATTACTggtaaagcacagtgaaggcaGGCTGAACCCCATAGGGAACCACAGTAACACTAGGGTACAACCACCCACAGCAAGTTAAAAGGCCAAATGTCTATAATACATAGGTAAAcgtgcaaaataaatacatataaaaaaaacattcagcagATCCTTAAACATGGgtcataatactaataaaaatattaatattttaaaaaagacaGGTCCACTCTCTCAGGTGTTGCTATATTGTATATAACCCAGAGACCCAGCACACAGACTGATCCAGTGTCATTAACAGAAGTCACGTGGACAGGAGGCTCGTACACGCAGCAGGTTACACGTCAATGTGTGGTGCTGTGGCACTCACAGAGTAACACACGTGTCACACATATGTGCTCTTCCCTGATGCAGGTGCTGTATTAATCAGTACTGGGGGCACGTCTGGACACACTGGGGCAATCGGTGTACCGAGATTCTAAACAGCCGCCCTTGTACAGTCCGgcttccccccccccactcagGTAGAACTCAACACTCACATTTCAATTTAACAGCTGATAACCCGATGTCAATTACCCCACCAAGCATTTCAGATTCAGGAGAGTGTTCAATTCATCCAgttcataatttaattagaccaattaaggagctgaTGGCTGGGCTGGACCAAAAACCAGGGGATACCCCAGCCatccaggactggagtctgacacccctggctTTAAATCGGATTGAGTTAATCAAGGAAAGAGGTGACTGTCAGGCAAGCTTATTAAAAAACACAGCGACAGACATGTACAGGGAtacagagagaggggtggggttGTGCTGAACTTGAGAGAGATCGATCGAAAAGAGGGGAGTCCTACATAGACTACTGACACATACGGACTGACTGACAGGACACTGCAGGACATTAGCACtgcagaaagagacagagacaagGAAAAGGATGGGACAGGAAGGAACCGCACCGATTTCTTCACCCCAAGTCAATCAAGTCTGACACCACTTCCTGTTTCTCCCCCTCCCTATCGCCACCCTGCCCTGCCCATTTCCGTTGCCAATTGGCTTGGAGCTCCCGCACCTCCCGCCCATACAGTTCGTGCAATTCACTGAAGTCTGCCAGCGTCTCCGCCCCCACCGCAAACCAGTCCTGTGAAGCCCGGGCCCCGCCTCCTGAGGGTGGGAGCGGCTCGTTGAGGGGCGTGACATGGGCGTTTCTCTTGGGCCACAACTTGGGAGACTTCTTTGCTGGCTTGGTGGAAGGGGGCAATGCATGTAGGTGATTAGTGCTGTAGCTCCTCCCCTCCCTGACTGCCGGAGCGGAGAAGGGGACAATGTCCAGATCCGCGAGCGATTCGGTGAGCATCTCTGCGtctgagccaatcacagtggagCGCTTGTACTTGCCTTCAGAGTAAGCTGCTCTCTTGGCATCTGTGGGGAGAATGACACacagtgtatataaatacacacagttCTCCCACACAGTGACactacactgagagagagagagagagagagagagagacagagaaggaaTCAGACATCCTGCTACTGCCaaacacaggcagtgacagtcCAAACTTAgtgaacaataaatacaattgtgAGACACACAGCCAGACAGTCAGATAAAcactcagtcagtgtatcagacaCACAGTCAGTCAGTGGGAGCATCATTCAGTTGGACAGCATGTCAGTATGTCAGGCAGTGTATCAGCCACACTATCAGTGAGTCAACGCATGAGTCAGTTAATTAGTGAGTCAGCCAGTCGGTCAGCATGCCAGTGGGCGGCCCAGTGACTGACCCTCGTACTGCTTCTCCAGGTCATTCACCAGCACGCTGAGGAAGCTGTGGCTGGCTGCCAGCAGGGCCTTGATCCAGCTCTCCTGGTTGGCCTGGTCCTCGGCCGCCAGCTTGTAGGTGCGCAGGCCGGGCCCGGGGAACACCAGCGCGAAGGCAAACTGCTCCTCGGACTCG
It contains:
- the pheta2 gene encoding sesquipedalian-1; this encodes MKLHEKILVHYLSSNSPVDKEGHLYKKGERNTSYQRRWFVLKGNMLFYLDRRGGEPLGVIVLEGCSVQLCESEEQFAFALVFPGPGLRTYKLAAEDQANQESWIKALLAASHSFLSVLVNDLEKQYEDAKRAAYSEGKYKRSTVIGSDAEMLTESLADLDIVPFSAPAVREGRSYSTNHLHALPPSTKPAKKSPKLWPKRNAHVTPLNEPLPPSGGGARASQDWFAVGAETLADFSELHELYGREVRELQANWQRKWAGQGGDREGEKQEVVSDLIDLG